In a single window of the Zea mays cultivar B73 chromosome 5, Zm-B73-REFERENCE-NAM-5.0, whole genome shotgun sequence genome:
- the LOC100283961 gene encoding uncharacterized protein LOC100283961 has product MERRLSATSRRSAPSAIQRLSHLAQRVGAVNLAEGFPDFPAPPHVKAAAVAAIAADLNQYRHVQGICDILANTMKRDHDLDVDPLTDFVICCGQSEAFAAAIFAIIDQGDEVLIFDPAYETYETSIELARGVPVYVPLDPPSWTLNEEKFLKSFTSRTKALVLNSPHNPTGKVFSKEELLIISQACQKMDCFVITDEVYEYITYDANKHISLASLPGMQERTIITSSLSKTYSVTGWRLGWACAAASIASAIRNIHIKLTDSAPAPFQEAALIALTSTADYYISLRKDYEVKRDFILLLLKDLGFKISVKPQGSVFVFAELPRSCQLSDVEFVTKLINDAGVVAVPGRGFFHKTCDGESYCHRYVRFAFCKGDDTLKAAAMKMRKLASRQGEPWLTGRQ; this is encoded by the exons ATGGAGCGGAGGCTGTCGGCGACGTCCAGGCGGTCCGCGCCGTCGGCCATCCAACGGCTGTCCCACCTGGCGCAGCGCGTCGGCGCCGTCAACCTCGCCGAGGGCTTCCCCGACTTCCCCGCACCGCCCCACGTCaaggccgccgccgtcgccgccattGCCGCGGACCTCAACCAGTACAG GCATGTGCAGGGGATCTGCGACATCCTCGCCAACACGATGAAACGTGACCATGACCTCGACGTGGACCCGCTCACGGACTTTGTCATCTGCTGCGGCCAATCCGAAGCATTCGCCGCGGCCATCTTTGCAA TAATCGACCAAGGAGACGAAGTTCTCATCTTCGACCCTGCTTATGAAACGTATGAGACAAGCATTGAGCTAGCTCGAGGCGTCCCT GTGTATGTGCCATTGGATCCACCTTCTTGGACTCTGAACGAAGAAAAATTTCTGAAATCTTTTACAAGTCGGACCAAGGCGTTGGTCTTGAACAG CCCACACAATCCAACAGGGAAGGTCTTCAGCAAAGAGGAGCTGCTTATTATCTCCCAAGCTTGTCAGAAAATGGACTGCTTTGTGATAACTGATGAG GTTTATGAGTATATTACTTACGATGCGAACAAGCATATCTCACTGGCTTCTCTTCCAGGGATGCAAGAGAGGACCATCATCACATCCTCACTGTCAAAAACTTACAGTGTGACTG GTTGGAGACTCGGTTGGGCTTGTGCAGCAGCAAGCATCGCCTCAGCTATTAGAAATATCCACATAAAATTAACAGATTCAGCTCCTGCACCATTCCAAGAAGCTGCATTGATTGCATTAACAAGCACAGCAGATTACTACATATCCCTGAGAAAA GACTATGAGGTGAAAAGAGACTTCATCCTTCTGTTGCTGAAAGACTTGGGCTTCAAAATCAGCGTCAAGCCACAAGGTTCAGTATTTGTGTTTGCTGAGCTGCCAAGGTCCTGCCAACTTTCAGAT GTAGAATTTGTGACAAAGTTGATCAACGATGCTGGTGTGGTTGCCGTGCCTGGCCGTGGGTTCTTCcacaagacttgtgacggtgaaagCTACTGCCACCGATATGTCAGGTTTGCGTTCTGCAAGGGCGACGACACACTTAAGGCTGCTGCCATGAAGATGAGGAAGCTGGCAAGCAGGCAGGGAGAACCATGGCTTACTGGCAGACAATAG